The following are encoded in a window of Carettochelys insculpta isolate YL-2023 chromosome 30, ASM3395843v1, whole genome shotgun sequence genomic DNA:
- the NUDT17 gene encoding m7GpppN-mRNA hydrolase NUDT17 isoform X3, which translates to MESLARRLVRLAKGGARSERAGFLQSVTGHFCAAHEDEATVNCGLAQSQFVISDSAFPGSTRLVLKRPSFCPIKHLEERQAAALPEALRGRGVDVGVAVILQAIDGRVLLTRRAKNLSIFPNIWVPPGGHLEPEEELLEAGLRELQEETGLQLVPGEFSWRMLGLWESVYPPMLSRGLPWRHHIVMYLLLLSTENHQQLQTRIKADECEVSAYAWLEPHVLEAIAAVEDGAENTRPIPSNLPATVKAMELRGHSAHPVELPIATFLNTAPAAGEDVERVSTGTRFALCLWLNTFAQPAGVVPLQNGETD; encoded by the exons ATGGAGAGCCTGGCGCGGCGGCTGGTGCGGCTGGCCAAGGGCGGAGCACGGTCCGAGCGCGCCGGCTTCCTGCAG AGTGTCACTGGGCACTTCTGTGCGGCCCACGAGGACGAGGCGACAGTCAACTGCGGCTTGGCCCAAAGCCAGTTTGTCATTTCCGACAGTGCGTTCCCTGGCTCCACCCGGCTCGTGCTAAAG AGACCCTCCTTTTGTCCCATCAAGCACCTGGAGGAGAGGCAGGCTGCTGCGCTGCCGGAGGCATTGCGAGGCCGCggggtggatgtgggggtggCGGTCATCCTCCAGGCCATTGATGGGAGAGTCTTACTGACACGAAGGGCCAAGAATCTCAGCATCTTCCCCAACATCTGGGTGCCGCCAG GTGGGCACCTGGAGCCGGAGGAAGAG TTGCTGGAGGCGGGCCtgcgggagctgcaggaggagacgGGGCTGCAGCTGGTGCCGGGCGAGTTCTCCTGGAGGATGCTGGGCCTGTGGGAG TCCGTTTACCCTCCAATGCTGAGCCGAGGGCTGCCGTGGCGTCACCACATCGTTATGTACCTACTGCTGCTTTCCACCGAgaaccaccagcagctgcag ACGAGGATCAAGGCGGACGAGTGTGAGGTGAGCGCCTACGCGTGGCTGGAACCCCATGTGCTGGAGGCCATTGCGGCTGTGGAGGATGGCGCTGAGAACACGAGGCCCATACCCAGCAACCTCCCCGCAACTGTCAA AGCCATGGAGCTGAGGGGGCACTCGGCCCACCCTGTGGAGCTCCCGATCGCCACGTTCCTGAACACGGCGCCTGCAGCCGGGGAAGATGTGGAACGGGTCAGCACCGGGACTCGGTTtgccctctgcctctggctcaacACCTTCGCCCAGCCAG CTGGAGTTGTCCCTCTCCAAAATGGGGAAACTGATTAG
- the NUDT17 gene encoding m7GpppN-mRNA hydrolase NUDT17 isoform X4 has protein sequence MESLARRLVRLAKGGARSERAGFLQSVTGHFCAAHEDEATVNCGLAQSQFVISDSAFPGSTRLVLKRPSFCPIKHLEERQAAALPEALRGRGVDVGVAVILQAIDGRVLLTRRAKNLSIFPNIWVPPGGHLEPEEELLEAGLRELQEETGLQLVPGEFSWRMLGLWESVYPPMLSRGLPWRHHIVMYLLLLSTENHQQLQTRIKADECEVSAYAWLEPHVLEAIAAVEDGAENTRPIPSNLPATVKAMELRGHSAHPVELPIATFLNTAPAAGEDVERVSTGTRFALCLWLNTFAQPGNWSCPSPKWGN, from the exons ATGGAGAGCCTGGCGCGGCGGCTGGTGCGGCTGGCCAAGGGCGGAGCACGGTCCGAGCGCGCCGGCTTCCTGCAG AGTGTCACTGGGCACTTCTGTGCGGCCCACGAGGACGAGGCGACAGTCAACTGCGGCTTGGCCCAAAGCCAGTTTGTCATTTCCGACAGTGCGTTCCCTGGCTCCACCCGGCTCGTGCTAAAG AGACCCTCCTTTTGTCCCATCAAGCACCTGGAGGAGAGGCAGGCTGCTGCGCTGCCGGAGGCATTGCGAGGCCGCggggtggatgtgggggtggCGGTCATCCTCCAGGCCATTGATGGGAGAGTCTTACTGACACGAAGGGCCAAGAATCTCAGCATCTTCCCCAACATCTGGGTGCCGCCAG GTGGGCACCTGGAGCCGGAGGAAGAG TTGCTGGAGGCGGGCCtgcgggagctgcaggaggagacgGGGCTGCAGCTGGTGCCGGGCGAGTTCTCCTGGAGGATGCTGGGCCTGTGGGAG TCCGTTTACCCTCCAATGCTGAGCCGAGGGCTGCCGTGGCGTCACCACATCGTTATGTACCTACTGCTGCTTTCCACCGAgaaccaccagcagctgcag ACGAGGATCAAGGCGGACGAGTGTGAGGTGAGCGCCTACGCGTGGCTGGAACCCCATGTGCTGGAGGCCATTGCGGCTGTGGAGGATGGCGCTGAGAACACGAGGCCCATACCCAGCAACCTCCCCGCAACTGTCAA AGCCATGGAGCTGAGGGGGCACTCGGCCCACCCTGTGGAGCTCCCGATCGCCACGTTCCTGAACACGGCGCCTGCAGCCGGGGAAGATGTGGAACGGGTCAGCACCGGGACTCGGTTtgccctctgcctctggctcaacACCTTCGCCCAGCCAGGCAA CTGGAGTTGTCCCTCTCCAAAATGGGGAAACTGA
- the NUDT17 gene encoding m7GpppN-mRNA hydrolase NUDT17 isoform X2 → MESLARRLVRLAKGGARSERAGFLQSVTGHFCAAHEDEATVNCGLAQSQFVISDSAFPGSTRLVLKRPSFCPIKHLEERQAAALPEALRGRGVDVGVAVILQAIDGRVLLTRRAKNLSIFPNIWVPPGGHLEPEEELLEAGLRELQEETGLQLVPGEFSWRMLGLWESVYPPMLSRGLPWRHHIVMYLLLLSTENHQQLQTRIKADECEVSAYAWLEPHVLEAIAAVEDGAENTRPIPSNLPATVKAMELRGHSAHPVELPIATFLNTAPAAGEDVERVSTGTRFALCLWLNTFAQPGLYLSFPRCKMGQTRPSPPAPSAEIQLEQRVLLHQ, encoded by the exons ATGGAGAGCCTGGCGCGGCGGCTGGTGCGGCTGGCCAAGGGCGGAGCACGGTCCGAGCGCGCCGGCTTCCTGCAG AGTGTCACTGGGCACTTCTGTGCGGCCCACGAGGACGAGGCGACAGTCAACTGCGGCTTGGCCCAAAGCCAGTTTGTCATTTCCGACAGTGCGTTCCCTGGCTCCACCCGGCTCGTGCTAAAG AGACCCTCCTTTTGTCCCATCAAGCACCTGGAGGAGAGGCAGGCTGCTGCGCTGCCGGAGGCATTGCGAGGCCGCggggtggatgtgggggtggCGGTCATCCTCCAGGCCATTGATGGGAGAGTCTTACTGACACGAAGGGCCAAGAATCTCAGCATCTTCCCCAACATCTGGGTGCCGCCAG GTGGGCACCTGGAGCCGGAGGAAGAG TTGCTGGAGGCGGGCCtgcgggagctgcaggaggagacgGGGCTGCAGCTGGTGCCGGGCGAGTTCTCCTGGAGGATGCTGGGCCTGTGGGAG TCCGTTTACCCTCCAATGCTGAGCCGAGGGCTGCCGTGGCGTCACCACATCGTTATGTACCTACTGCTGCTTTCCACCGAgaaccaccagcagctgcag ACGAGGATCAAGGCGGACGAGTGTGAGGTGAGCGCCTACGCGTGGCTGGAACCCCATGTGCTGGAGGCCATTGCGGCTGTGGAGGATGGCGCTGAGAACACGAGGCCCATACCCAGCAACCTCCCCGCAACTGTCAA AGCCATGGAGCTGAGGGGGCACTCGGCCCACCCTGTGGAGCTCCCGATCGCCACGTTCCTGAACACGGCGCCTGCAGCCGGGGAAGATGTGGAACGGGTCAGCACCGGGACTCGGTTtgccctctgcctctggctcaacACCTTCGCCCAGCCAG GGctctacctcagtttccccaggtgtAAAATGGGGCAAACTCgcccttctcccccagccccaagtgCTGAAATCCAGCTGGAACAGCGGGTTCTGCTCCACCAGTAA
- the NUDT17 gene encoding m7GpppN-mRNA hydrolase NUDT17 isoform X1: protein MESLARRLVRLAKGGARSERAGFLQSVTGHFCAAHEDEATVNCGLAQSQFVISDSAFPGSTRLVLKRPSFCPIKHLEERQAAALPEALRGRGVDVGVAVILQAIDGRVLLTRRAKNLSIFPNIWVPPGGHLEPEEELLEAGLRELQEETGLQLVPGEFSWRMLGLWESVYPPMLSRGLPWRHHIVMYLLLLSTENHQQLQTRIKADECEVSAYAWLEPHVLEAIAAVEDGAENTRPIPSNLPATVKAMELRGHSAHPVELPIATFLNTAPAAGEDVERVSTGTRFALCLWLNTFAQPGQGGNVHCHVNQRSLRVVKHTSNVNITPPPLAVHMPCVAKGCVEETA, encoded by the exons ATGGAGAGCCTGGCGCGGCGGCTGGTGCGGCTGGCCAAGGGCGGAGCACGGTCCGAGCGCGCCGGCTTCCTGCAG AGTGTCACTGGGCACTTCTGTGCGGCCCACGAGGACGAGGCGACAGTCAACTGCGGCTTGGCCCAAAGCCAGTTTGTCATTTCCGACAGTGCGTTCCCTGGCTCCACCCGGCTCGTGCTAAAG AGACCCTCCTTTTGTCCCATCAAGCACCTGGAGGAGAGGCAGGCTGCTGCGCTGCCGGAGGCATTGCGAGGCCGCggggtggatgtgggggtggCGGTCATCCTCCAGGCCATTGATGGGAGAGTCTTACTGACACGAAGGGCCAAGAATCTCAGCATCTTCCCCAACATCTGGGTGCCGCCAG GTGGGCACCTGGAGCCGGAGGAAGAG TTGCTGGAGGCGGGCCtgcgggagctgcaggaggagacgGGGCTGCAGCTGGTGCCGGGCGAGTTCTCCTGGAGGATGCTGGGCCTGTGGGAG TCCGTTTACCCTCCAATGCTGAGCCGAGGGCTGCCGTGGCGTCACCACATCGTTATGTACCTACTGCTGCTTTCCACCGAgaaccaccagcagctgcag ACGAGGATCAAGGCGGACGAGTGTGAGGTGAGCGCCTACGCGTGGCTGGAACCCCATGTGCTGGAGGCCATTGCGGCTGTGGAGGATGGCGCTGAGAACACGAGGCCCATACCCAGCAACCTCCCCGCAACTGTCAA AGCCATGGAGCTGAGGGGGCACTCGGCCCACCCTGTGGAGCTCCCGATCGCCACGTTCCTGAACACGGCGCCTGCAGCCGGGGAAGATGTGGAACGGGTCAGCACCGGGACTCGGTTtgccctctgcctctggctcaacACCTTCGCCCAGCCAG GACAGGGAGGAAACGTTCACTGTCATGTTAACCAGAGAAGCCTACGTGTGGTGAAACACACCAGCAACGTCAATATAACTCCCCCTCCCCTCGCTGTCCACATGCCATGCGTAGCCAAGGGGTGCGTGGAAGAGACAGCGTGA
- the NUDT17 gene encoding m7GpppN-mRNA hydrolase NUDT17 isoform X5, protein MESLARRLVRLAKGGARSERAGFLQSVTGHFCAAHEDEATVNCGLAQSQFVISDSAFPGSTRLVLKRPSFCPIKHLEERQAAALPEALRGRGVDVGVAVILQAIDGRVLLTRRAKNLSIFPNIWVPPGGHLEPEEELLEAGLRELQEETGLQLVPGEFSWRMLGLWESVYPPMLSRGLPWRHHIVMYLLLLSTENHQQLQTRIKADECEVSAYAWLEPHVLEAIAAVEDGAENTRPIPSNLPATVKAMELRGHSAHPVELPIATFLNTAPAAGEDVERVSTGTRFALCLWLNTFAQPGRKRSLSC, encoded by the exons ATGGAGAGCCTGGCGCGGCGGCTGGTGCGGCTGGCCAAGGGCGGAGCACGGTCCGAGCGCGCCGGCTTCCTGCAG AGTGTCACTGGGCACTTCTGTGCGGCCCACGAGGACGAGGCGACAGTCAACTGCGGCTTGGCCCAAAGCCAGTTTGTCATTTCCGACAGTGCGTTCCCTGGCTCCACCCGGCTCGTGCTAAAG AGACCCTCCTTTTGTCCCATCAAGCACCTGGAGGAGAGGCAGGCTGCTGCGCTGCCGGAGGCATTGCGAGGCCGCggggtggatgtgggggtggCGGTCATCCTCCAGGCCATTGATGGGAGAGTCTTACTGACACGAAGGGCCAAGAATCTCAGCATCTTCCCCAACATCTGGGTGCCGCCAG GTGGGCACCTGGAGCCGGAGGAAGAG TTGCTGGAGGCGGGCCtgcgggagctgcaggaggagacgGGGCTGCAGCTGGTGCCGGGCGAGTTCTCCTGGAGGATGCTGGGCCTGTGGGAG TCCGTTTACCCTCCAATGCTGAGCCGAGGGCTGCCGTGGCGTCACCACATCGTTATGTACCTACTGCTGCTTTCCACCGAgaaccaccagcagctgcag ACGAGGATCAAGGCGGACGAGTGTGAGGTGAGCGCCTACGCGTGGCTGGAACCCCATGTGCTGGAGGCCATTGCGGCTGTGGAGGATGGCGCTGAGAACACGAGGCCCATACCCAGCAACCTCCCCGCAACTGTCAA AGCCATGGAGCTGAGGGGGCACTCGGCCCACCCTGTGGAGCTCCCGATCGCCACGTTCCTGAACACGGCGCCTGCAGCCGGGGAAGATGTGGAACGGGTCAGCACCGGGACTCGGTTtgccctctgcctctggctcaacACCTTCGCCCAGCCAG GGAGGAAACGTTCACTGTCATGTTAA
- the POLR3C gene encoding DNA-directed RNA polymerase III subunit RPC3, translated as MTQAEIKLCSLLLQEHFGEIVEKIGTHLIKTGNQPLRMIAKDTEMSLDQVKKALCVLIQHNLVTYQLQKRGIVEYEALCCRVLRILRYPRYIYTAKTLYSDVGELIVEELLLNGKMTMSAVVQKVADRLTETMEDGKTMDYAEVSNMFVRLADTHFIQRCPLAPETPETSDAPPPPAPTLTVNEKDMYLVPNLNLIGKGKRRRSFDDEDNGEHKAKRQKQDTDSKEPPPDDGIYWQANIDRFHQHFRDQAIVSAVANRMDQTSSEIVRTMLRMSEITTSSNAPYTQPLSSNEIFRSLPAGYNIVKQILDQYLTLLADDPLEFVGKSGDSGGGMYVINLHKALASLATATLESIVQERFGSRCARIFRLLLQKKHLEQKQVEDFAMIPAKEAKDMLYKMLSENFVSLQEIPKTPDHAPSRTFYLYTVNTLSSARMLLHKCYKSVANLIERRQYETKENKRLLEKSQRVEAILASMQATGAEEVQLQEIEEMITAPERQQLETLKRNVNKIDASENQVDETIFVLESYIESTMKKL; from the exons ATGACTCAGGCAGAAATTAAACTCTGTTCCCTCCTGCTGCAAGAACATTTTGGTGAGATCGTGGAAAAGATAGGGACTCACCTTATCAAAACAGGCAACCAGCCGCTGAGAATGATTGCGAAGGACACAGAGATGTCATTAGATCAG GTTAAGAAAGCTCTCTGTGTCCTCATTCAACACAACCTGGTGACTTACCAGTTGCAGAAGCGAGGTATAGTGGAGTACGAGGCTCTGTGCTGTCGGGTGCTGAGGATCCTCCGGTACCCACGTTACATTTACACTGCCAAGACTCTCTACAGTGACGTGGGCGAACTAATCGTGGAGGAACTACTGCTGAATGGCAAAATGACCATGAGTGCTGTGGTGCAGAAGGTGGCAGACAGGCTGACAGAAACTATGGAGG ATGGGAAAACCATGGACTATGCTGAAGTCTCCAACATGTTTGTGCGCCTAGCGGACACACACTTCATTCAGAGATGCCCACTGGCCCCGGAAACTCCTGAGACTTCAGATGCTCCACCCCCTCCAGCGCCCACTTTGACAGTAAATGAGAAGGACATGTACCTGGTCCCTAACCTGAATCTCATAG GGAAAGGGAAAAGGAGAAGATCATTTGATGATGAAGATAACGGTGAGCACAAGGCAAAAAGGCAGAAACAAGATACAGACAGCAAAGAG CCCCCGCCCGACGATGGCATTTATTGGCAAGCCAACATTGATCGGTTCCACCAGCATTTCCGAGACCAAGCCATCGTCAGCGCAGTGGCCAACAGGATGGACCAG ACCAGCAGTGAAATAGTGCGGACCATGCTGAGAATGAGTGAAATTACCACATCCTCCAATGCACCTTATACGCAGCCACTGTCTTCCAACGAG ATTTTCAGATCTCTTCCAGCAGGATACAACATTGTGAAACAGATTCTGGATCAGTATCTCACTCTGCTCGCCGATGACCCA CTGGAGTTTGTTGGTAAATCTGGAGACAGTGGCGGGGGCATGTATGTCATCA ATCTCCATAAGGCCCTGGCCTCTTTGGCAACAGCTACACTGGAATCCATTGTCCAGGAGAG ATTTGGTTCCCGCTGTGCCAGGATATTCCGACTGCTTCTGCAGAAGAAACATTTGGAACAGAAACAAGTGGAAGATTTTGCCATGATTCCTGCCAAGGAGGCTAAGGACATGCTGTACAAAATGCTGTCAGAGAACTTTGTGTCCCTACAG GAAATTCCGAAGACTCCAGACCACGCCCCATCCAGGACGTTCTATCTGTACACAGTGAACACTCTGTCCTCTGCACGGATGCTGCTGCACAAGTGTTACAAG aGCGTCGCCAACCTGATAGAAAGGCGACAGTACGAAACGAAGGAGAACAA GCGCTTGCTGGAGAAGTCGCAGCGGGTGGAGGCCATCCTCGCATCCATGCAGGccactggggctgaggaggtgcaGCTGCAAGAGATCGAGGAGATGATCACAGCCCCggagcgccagcagctggagacccTGAAACGCAATGTCAACAA GATCGACGCCAGCGAGAACCAAGTCGACGAAACCATCTTCGTGTTGGAGTCGTACATCGAAAGCACAATGAAGAAGCTCTGa